The Misgurnus anguillicaudatus chromosome 21, ASM2758022v2, whole genome shotgun sequence genome includes a window with the following:
- the fis1 gene encoding mitochondrial fission 1 protein, whose protein sequence is MEELLSDLVAPEDLKRFEQKYNAELAKGSVSKETTFEYAWCLVRSKYTNDIVKGIHHLEGLVHTSKKDDQRDFLFYLAVANYRLKEYERALKYIRILLKNEPSNKQALELETLINKALRKDGLVGMAIVGGIGLGVAGLAGLIGLAVSKGAKS, encoded by the exons ATGGAGGAGCTTCTGTCAGATCTTGTGGCACCAGAAGATCTAAAG AGGTTTGAGCAGAAGTATAACGCTGAACTGGCAAAAGGGTCAGTTTCCAAAGAAACCACTTTTGAATACGCCTGGTGTTTGGTCAGGAGCAAATACACCAATGATATTGTGAAAGGAATCCACCATTTGGAAG GACTGGTTCATACCAGCAAAAAGGATGATCAGAGAGACTTTCTTTTCTACCTTGCTGTTGCAAACTACAGACTTAAG GAGTATGAGAGAGCATTGAAATACATCCGTATACTGCTGAAGAATGAACCAAGCAACAAACAGGCCCTGGAGTTGGAAACACTCATCAACAAAGCACTAAGAAAAG ATGGGTTGGTAGGCATGGCAATTGTTGGCGGTATTGGATTAGGTGTGGCAGGATTGGCAGGCCTTATTGGTTTGGCAGTTTCTAAAGGAGCAAAGTCCTAA